The DNA window GCCGCGCCAGCTCGGACCCCGGCTCGGCGCGCACGGTCCCGGTCACGTCGCCGCCCGGCGGGTCCGCCTCGCGCGGCTCCGGGCCGGACGAGGCCGGCACGGCGGCCGGGTCGCTGACGAGCTGCCGCCCGCGGCGGAACGCCTGGAGGTTGGTCTCCACGGCGACGCCGTTGAGCCGGATCGCCTCCTCGATCGCCTCGGCGGGCAGCGGGATCGCGCCCTGCTGGTAGGCGACCCCCACCAGCAGCACGTTCGCGAACTGGTCGTCCCCGAACAGCGCGGCCGACACGGCGCGGGCGTCGAGCAGCCGGGCGTGGCCGGGGCGTACCCGGTCGAGCACGGGTGCGGTCACCTCGTCCGGCGACGGGAACGTGACCGTGTGGTCGGCGACCATCCGCCCGGTGGGCACCTCGGACGTGGACAGCACGGCGACGGTCCGTTCGGGCGAGGCGACGGCGAGGTTCCCCGCGTCGGCGGCGACGAGCAGGTCGCAGCCGAGGTAGAGGTCGCACTCCCCCTCGCCGAGCCGGTTGGTGGTGAGCAGCGGCCGGCGGGAGAGCTTCACGTCCGACACGACCGCGCCGCCCTTCTGGGCGAGCCCGGTCTGGTCGAGTGAACGGACGTGCCATCCGGCGAGCAGCCCGGCGGTGGCGAGGACCTGCGACACGGTGACGACGCCGGTCCCGCCGATGCCGAGCAGCCGGATCCCGAAGACCTCGCCGTGCGCCACGGGCTCGGGCTCGGGCAGGGCGGACGCCTCCAGGGTCGCCGCCGACCGGGTGACGGGACGACCGGGCGTGACGGTCATGAAGGCGGGGCAGTCGCCGTCCAGGCAGCTCCGGTCCACGTTGCAGGAGGTCTGGTGGATGCGGGTCTTGCGGCCGTACTCGGTGGGGACCGGCTGCACGGACAGGCAGTTCGACTTGGCGCCGCAGTCGCCGCAGCCCTCGCAGACGCGCTCGTTGATCAGCACCCGCGTCGCGGGCTCGGCGAGCAGGCCCCGCCTGCGTTTGCGCCGGATCTCGGTCGCGCACTCCTGGTCGTGCAGCAGGACGGTGACGCCCGGCGTCCCGGCGAGCACCCGCTGGGCCTCGGCGATCCTCGACCGGTCCCACACGGCGACGCCGCGCGGCAGCCGGACCCGGCGGTACCTGCGGAGGTCCTCGGTGGTGACGATGATCCTGGAGACGCCCTCGGCCAGCAGCACGTCCACGATCCTGGCGACGCTCATCCCGCCGACCGGCCGCTGCCCGCCGGTCATCGCGACCGCCGCGTTGTAAAGCAGCTTGTACGTGATGTGCGCCCCCGCCGCGACCGCCGCCCTGATCGCCAGGGAGCCGGAGTGGTCGAAGGTGCCGTCGCCGAGGTTCTGCACGTAGTGGCCGCGCTCCACGAACGGCGCCATGCCGAGCCACTGCAGCCCTTCGCCGCCCATCTGGGTGAGGCCGGTGACGTCGCCCACCTGGCTCTCGTCCATGAGCACGACCATCGCGTGGCAGCCGATGCCGCCGCCGACCAGGCTCGCGCCGCCCGGCTTGGTGGAGGTGTTGTGCGGGCAGCCGGAGCAGAAGTACGGGGCCCGCCGCAGCAGCGGGAGCCGGCGGCCGGCCGGTACGGGCGCGGCGGCCTCGGGGGTGACCGGGACGCCGTTGGCCGCCAGCCTGCGGCGCAGCCGGGGAAGGACGGTGTCGGCGTCCAGCTCGCCGTGGGCCGGGATCAGCTCGCTCCCGTCGGCGTCGTGCTTGCCGGTGACGCGGGGCGCGGCCGGGCCGCCGTAGAGGAGGTCGCGGACCGCCGACTCCAGGAACGACCGCTTCTCCTCGACGACCACGATCTCGTCCAGCCCGTCGGCGAACTCGCGGACGGTCTCCGCCTCCAGCGGGAAGGGCATGCCGACCCGCAGCAGCCGGACCGGGCCGTCGGCCAGCCCCTGCTCGTCGATGCCGAGCCGGCGCAGCGCCTCGACCACGTCGAGGTACGTCCGCCCGGCCG is part of the Nonomuraea coxensis DSM 45129 genome and encodes:
- a CDS encoding indolepyruvate ferredoxin oxidoreductase family protein, whose product is MTEISERVTPKDRYAATTGLVQLTGVQALARLPIEQHRRDLARGRRVATFVSGYEGSPLGGYDLELHRQRRLLEASDVVFSPGLNEESAATAVQGSQLAGTFDDARYDGVLGIWYGKAPGLDRATDALRHGNLMGAHPNGGALVLVGDDPAAKSSSVPSSSEPALADLAMPILYPADSQEVLDLGRHAVELSRASGLWVALKIVTAVADGSSTVTLGDDRPEPLLPPGAGRHRPTARLLQPTLGPLERDLVTVRLRLAREYSRLNRLNRVVGAGDRDRVGVVAAGRTYLDVVEALRRLGIDEQGLADGPVRLLRVGMPFPLEAETVREFADGLDEIVVVEEKRSFLESAVRDLLYGGPAAPRVTGKHDADGSELIPAHGELDADTVLPRLRRRLAANGVPVTPEAAAPVPAGRRLPLLRRAPYFCSGCPHNTSTKPGGASLVGGGIGCHAMVVLMDESQVGDVTGLTQMGGEGLQWLGMAPFVERGHYVQNLGDGTFDHSGSLAIRAAVAAGAHITYKLLYNAAVAMTGGQRPVGGMSVARIVDVLLAEGVSRIIVTTEDLRRYRRVRLPRGVAVWDRSRIAEAQRVLAGTPGVTVLLHDQECATEIRRKRRRGLLAEPATRVLINERVCEGCGDCGAKSNCLSVQPVPTEYGRKTRIHQTSCNVDRSCLDGDCPAFMTVTPGRPVTRSAATLEASALPEPEPVAHGEVFGIRLLGIGGTGVVTVSQVLATAGLLAGWHVRSLDQTGLAQKGGAVVSDVKLSRRPLLTTNRLGEGECDLYLGCDLLVAADAGNLAVASPERTVAVLSTSEVPTGRMVADHTVTFPSPDEVTAPVLDRVRPGHARLLDARAVSAALFGDDQFANVLLVGVAYQQGAIPLPAEAIEEAIRLNGVAVETNLQAFRRGRQLVSDPAAVPASSGPEPREADPPGGDVTGTVRAEPGSELARLVALRSAELVAYQDLAYARRYTAVVERVREREAATVPGSSALAEAVARQLFKLMAYKDEYEVARLSLLPEVGRAVEEQFGEGARASWRLHPPLLRAAGLRGKLTLGPWFRPALALLRAGRRLRGTPIDPFGRTEVRRLERELAREYAGLAEHLADRLGPDNLDLAVRIAGLPDMVRGYEDVKLRNVARYREELAALRARFDAPDQERPR